A DNA window from Nerophis lumbriciformis linkage group LG03, RoL_Nlum_v2.1, whole genome shotgun sequence contains the following coding sequences:
- the LOC133579074 gene encoding uncharacterized protein isoform X1: MCERTIAKYEEELCPTKEEKERQHQLLDAVFKKHQVVLHRTDVQQPPHIKEEEEAPQPPHIKEEEEECWITPEGECLLGQEEDDLTKFPLTVVSVKTEEHEDKPPESSQLHYSPNVCEEQLLPEKQECSFRMVKEDPSKRKMRLHRPSGISFSSLTQTLPCKKEEEDSLTPHIKEEEEEHSISQEGDHHEGLVEFPVTGVPVKSEDDEVKGESEEKREAEPPSSSSTQHMTTEADGDHCGGSQADKLLAPLSDSEDTTSHSPDADDEDSKDDKTCHTDNTHFTCSHCDKTFKNHWHLKRHMRTHTGEKPFTCSICSKGFVESRNLKVHMRTHTGEKPFSCSICGLSFTRKEHLKVHMGTHTGEQPFSCSICSKGFVESRNLKLHVRTHTGEKPFVCSICGKDFVQSNHLTRHMRTHTGEKPFVCSICGKGFVQSNHLKTHMRTHTGEKPCPCSICDLSFTRKKHLKIHMTTHTGEKTFSCSICSEGFVESHNLKVHMRTHTGEKPCICSICRKGFTKSQNLKRHMRTHTGEKPFSCSICGLSFTRKEHLKVHMRTHIVEKTFSC; the protein is encoded by the exons atgtgcgaaagaacgatagcaaagtatgaggaggaactttgtccaacaaaagaggagaaggagcgacaacatcaactactggacgctgttttcaagaaacatcaagttgtgttacacagaacag acgtccagcagcccccccacattaaagaggaagaggaggctcCACAGccgccccacattaaagaggaagaggaggaatgtTGGATCACTccggagggagagtgtcttctagggcaggaggaggatgatctcaccaagtttccactgactgttgtctctgtgaagactgaagagcatgaagacaaaccacctgagtcctcacagcttcattacagtccaa acgtctgtgaagaacaacttctgcctgaaaaacaggagTGTAGCTTCAGGATGGTGAAGGAGGATCCATCAAAGAGGAAGATGAGGCTCCACAGACCCTCTGGCatctccttttcctctttgacacagacccttccctgtaaaaaggaagaggaagactcactgaccccccacattaaagaggaagaggaggaacacagcatcagtcaggagggagatcatcacgaaggactggtggagttcccagtgactggtgtccctgtgaagagtgaagatgatgaggtcaaaggtgaaagtgaggagaagagagaggcggagcctccaagcagcagctcaacacaacacatgacaacagaagctgatggagaccactgtggaggatcacaagcagacaagctcttagctccactatcagatagtgaggacacaacgtcacactctcctgacgctgatgatgaagactctaaagatgataagacatgtcacactgacaacactcacttcacatgttctcactgtgacaaaacctttaaGAACCATTGGcatctgaaaagacacatgagaacacacactggagaaaaaccttttacctgttcaatctgtagtaaaggttttgtagaaagtcgcaatttgaaagtgcacatgagaacacacactggtgaaaaacctttttcttgttcaatctgtggcttatcttttacgaggaaggaacatttgaaagtgcacatgggaacacacactggtgaacaacctttttcctgttcaatctgtagtaaaggttttgtaGAAAGTCGCAATTTGAAATTAcacgtgagaacacacactggtgaaaagccTTTtgtctgttcaatctgtggtaaagactttgtacaaagtaaccatctgacaagacacatgagaacacacactggtgaaaaaccatttgtctgttcaatctgtggtaaaggctttgtacaaagtaaccatttgaaaacacacatgagaacacacactggtgaaaaaccttgtcCTTGTTCAATCTGTGACTTATCTTTTACAAGGAAGAAACATTTGAAGatacacatgacaacacacactggtgagaaaacgttttcctgttcaatctgtagtgaaggttttgtagaaagtcacaatttgaaagtacacatgagaacacacactggtgaaaaaccttgtatctgttcaatctgtcgtaaaggttttacaaaaagtcagaatttgaaaagacacatgagaacacacactggtgaaaaacctttttcttgttcaatatGTGGCTTATCTTTTACaaggaaggaacatttgaaagtgcacatgagaacgcacattGTTGAAAAAACGTTTTCCTGTtga
- the LOC133579074 gene encoding uncharacterized protein isoform X2 has translation MCERTIAKYEEELCPTKEEKERQHQLLDAVFKKHQVVLHRTDVQQPPHIKEEEEECWITPEGECLLGQEEDDLTKFPLTVVSVKTEEHEDKPPESSQLHYSPNVCEEQLLPEKQECSFRMVKEDPSKRKMRLHRPSGISFSSLTQTLPCKKEEEDSLTPHIKEEEEEHSISQEGDHHEGLVEFPVTGVPVKSEDDEVKGESEEKREAEPPSSSSTQHMTTEADGDHCGGSQADKLLAPLSDSEDTTSHSPDADDEDSKDDKTCHTDNTHFTCSHCDKTFKNHWHLKRHMRTHTGEKPFTCSICSKGFVESRNLKVHMRTHTGEKPFSCSICGLSFTRKEHLKVHMGTHTGEQPFSCSICSKGFVESRNLKLHVRTHTGEKPFVCSICGKDFVQSNHLTRHMRTHTGEKPFVCSICGKGFVQSNHLKTHMRTHTGEKPCPCSICDLSFTRKKHLKIHMTTHTGEKTFSCSICSEGFVESHNLKVHMRTHTGEKPCICSICRKGFTKSQNLKRHMRTHTGEKPFSCSICGLSFTRKEHLKVHMRTHIVEKTFSC, from the exons atgtgcgaaagaacgatagcaaagtatgaggaggaactttgtccaacaaaagaggagaaggagcgacaacatcaactactggacgctgttttcaagaaacatcaagttgtgttacacagaacag acgtccagcagcccccccacattaaagaggaagaggag gaatgtTGGATCACTccggagggagagtgtcttctagggcaggaggaggatgatctcaccaagtttccactgactgttgtctctgtgaagactgaagagcatgaagacaaaccacctgagtcctcacagcttcattacagtccaa acgtctgtgaagaacaacttctgcctgaaaaacaggagTGTAGCTTCAGGATGGTGAAGGAGGATCCATCAAAGAGGAAGATGAGGCTCCACAGACCCTCTGGCatctccttttcctctttgacacagacccttccctgtaaaaaggaagaggaagactcactgaccccccacattaaagaggaagaggaggaacacagcatcagtcaggagggagatcatcacgaaggactggtggagttcccagtgactggtgtccctgtgaagagtgaagatgatgaggtcaaaggtgaaagtgaggagaagagagaggcggagcctccaagcagcagctcaacacaacacatgacaacagaagctgatggagaccactgtggaggatcacaagcagacaagctcttagctccactatcagatagtgaggacacaacgtcacactctcctgacgctgatgatgaagactctaaagatgataagacatgtcacactgacaacactcacttcacatgttctcactgtgacaaaacctttaaGAACCATTGGcatctgaaaagacacatgagaacacacactggagaaaaaccttttacctgttcaatctgtagtaaaggttttgtagaaagtcgcaatttgaaagtgcacatgagaacacacactggtgaaaaacctttttcttgttcaatctgtggcttatcttttacgaggaaggaacatttgaaagtgcacatgggaacacacactggtgaacaacctttttcctgttcaatctgtagtaaaggttttgtaGAAAGTCGCAATTTGAAATTAcacgtgagaacacacactggtgaaaagccTTTtgtctgttcaatctgtggtaaagactttgtacaaagtaaccatctgacaagacacatgagaacacacactggtgaaaaaccatttgtctgttcaatctgtggtaaaggctttgtacaaagtaaccatttgaaaacacacatgagaacacacactggtgaaaaaccttgtcCTTGTTCAATCTGTGACTTATCTTTTACAAGGAAGAAACATTTGAAGatacacatgacaacacacactggtgagaaaacgttttcctgttcaatctgtagtgaaggttttgtagaaagtcacaatttgaaagtacacatgagaacacacactggtgaaaaaccttgtatctgttcaatctgtcgtaaaggttttacaaaaagtcagaatttgaaaagacacatgagaacacacactggtgaaaaacctttttcttgttcaatatGTGGCTTATCTTTTACaaggaaggaacatttgaaagtgcacatgagaacgcacattGTTGAAAAAACGTTTTCCTGTtga